One Solea senegalensis isolate Sse05_10M linkage group LG3, IFAPA_SoseM_1, whole genome shotgun sequence genomic window carries:
- the LOC122765838 gene encoding G-protein coupled receptor 22-like, producing MHTPPMLIFAAAMSNMTVIDTADPYDLDLTSSENIYPISFQISLTGFLLLEIVLGLSSNLTVLVLYCMKQNLISSVSNIITMNLHVVDVLVCVCCIPLTTVVVLLPLGSDTAMICCFHEACVSFASVATASNVLAITVDRYDISVRPANRVLTMGRAVALLGSIWALSFFSFLVPFMEVGFFINSGSDLVNQTTVVTVAHTNEYYTELGLYYHLLAQIPIFFFTAVVMLVTYYKILQALNIRIGTRFQQNLPKKKHKSKNTISLSTATQAESTDASQSSTGVRAGGSAPLGMRASVSVIIALRRAVKRHRERRERQKRVFRMSLLIISTFLLCWTPITVLNTIILSTGPSDFMVRLRLGFLVMAYGTTIFHPLLYAFTRQKFQKVLKSKMKKRVVSVLEADPTPNNVVIHNSWIDPKRNKKVTFEDTEARQKCLSTHNVE from the exons ATTTCTCTGACAGGCTTCCTGCTTTTGGAGATAGTTTTGGGCCTGAGCTCCAACCTCACTGTGTTAGTCCTCTACTGCATGAAACAGAACCTCATCAGCTCTGTATCAAACATTATCACCATGAACCTGCATGTGGTGGACGTGTTG GTATGTGTATGCTGCATTCCACTGACAACCGTGGTGGTGCTACTTCCTTTGGGGTCAGACACAGCCATGATATGCTGTTTTCATGAAGCCTGTGTCTCTTTTGCGAGTGTTGCTACTGCTTCCAATGTCCTGGCCATCACTGTGGACCGCTATGACATCTCAGTGCGGCCAGCAAACCGTGTGCTCACAATGGGCCGGGCTGTGGCTCTGCTTGGATCTATCTGGGCTTTATCTTTCTTCAGTTTCCTGGTCCCCTTCATGGAAGTAGGCTTCTTCATCAACTCTGGTTCAGACCTTGTGAACCAGACTACAGTAGTCACAGTGGCTCATACAAATGAGTACTACACAGAGCTGGGTTTGTACTATCACCTGCTTGCACAGATCCCCATAttctttttcacagcagtggtAATGCTGGTGACTTACTACAAGATCCTACAGGCACTTAACATTCGCATTGGAACACGCTTTCAGCAGAACCTGCCTAAGAAGAAGCACAAGAGTAAAAACACGATCTCTTTGAGTACTGCAACACAAGCAGAGTCGACTGATGcttcacagagcagcacaggAGTGAGGGCGGGTGGCAGTGCACCTCTGGGCATGCGGGCTTCTGTGTCCGTCATTATTGCTCTGAGACGCGCAGTAAAGCGTCATCGAGAACGGcgggagagacagaaaagagtcTTCAGAATGtctctcctcatcatctccACCTTCCTGCTCTGCTGGACTCCAATAACTGTGCTCAACACCATCATCCTTAGCACCGGGCCCAGTGACTTTATGGTCCGCCTTCGGCTGGGCTTCCTGGTGATGGCCTACGGAACCACCATCTTTCACCCACTCCTCTATGCCTTCACTCGGCAGAAGTTCCAAAAGGTTTTGAAGAGCAAGATGAAGAAAAGAGTGGTGTCTGTGCTTGAAGCTGACCCGACACCAAACAATGTGGTCATACATAACTCGTGGATTGACCCcaagagaaataaaaaggtCACCTTTGAGGACACCGAGGCCAGACAAAAATGTCTATCCACACATAATGTggagtaa